The proteins below are encoded in one region of Candidatus Saccharimonadales bacterium:
- a CDS encoding cell division protein FtsQ/DivIB, producing MARARRRPSPEAKPQFQATYHRGKAAAKASRSVSWPAQAAAVLLLVVLGLVGWYSFITSIEVISDLDPDLEREVQVTAESRFNFQWQVSEASLEELAGKYSDSIAAFELQRQWHQRTLQLTAVEHEPSLQWQSGEEVYLLDRNGVAITRDASTELPLVRDAANLPVELGRQVVPDNFISFVQAIVDSRLDWTELRVLETTSELHVTLAAGYQIRFATQEDIAVQLDNIARVQAQAAEQGETIRQYIDVRLPYKVYWR from the coding sequence ATGGCCCGCGCCCGTCGCCGTCCTAGTCCAGAGGCCAAACCCCAGTTTCAAGCGACCTACCATCGGGGCAAGGCAGCGGCCAAAGCTTCACGCTCCGTCTCGTGGCCGGCTCAAGCGGCCGCCGTCTTGCTCTTAGTAGTGCTCGGGCTGGTGGGCTGGTACAGCTTCATCACTTCGATTGAGGTGATCAGTGATTTGGATCCTGACCTCGAGCGTGAGGTGCAGGTGACAGCCGAAAGCCGATTTAACTTTCAGTGGCAGGTGAGTGAAGCGTCCTTGGAAGAGCTAGCTGGTAAGTATAGCGATTCCATCGCTGCTTTTGAGTTACAGCGACAGTGGCATCAGCGTACGCTCCAATTGACTGCGGTAGAACATGAGCCCAGCCTACAGTGGCAGAGTGGGGAAGAGGTCTATTTGCTCGATCGTAATGGTGTCGCTATCACTCGTGATGCATCAACTGAGCTGCCGCTAGTACGGGATGCGGCTAATCTTCCGGTGGAGTTAGGGAGACAGGTTGTACCCGATAACTTTATTAGTTTTGTCCAGGCGATTGTCGACAGCCGACTAGACTGGACCGAGCTTCGTGTACTCGAGACGACTAGCGAACTACACGTAACTCTAGCGGCGGGTTATCAGATTCGTTTTGCCACACAAGAGGATATAGCGGTGCAGTTGGACAATATCGCCCGCGTACAGGCTCAAGCGGCCGAACAGGGCGAGACCATTCGGCAGTATATCGATGTCCGCTTGCCGTATAAGGTCTATTGGCGCTAG
- a CDS encoding UDP-N-acetylglucosamine--N-acetylmuramyl-(pentapeptide) pyrophosphoryl-undecaprenol N-acetylglucosamine transferase, with protein sequence MRIVVAGGGSGGHITPILAVVRALKSQAKTVDIHYIGLGERRERELMASSGVHLHQIKAGKVRRYHNRTRRQRWLDLKTLWFNVRDLVRVGIGLLQSLALLIRLRPERIFIKGGYVGVPVGLAAWCLRIPFVIHESDSVPGLANRLLSRLTPYRISGFPLPGYVNLGNPIRIELLEAASPSRASFGIASDKPVILAVGGSLGSESLNSCVTRLAEITDRFEIIHITGDNKTAALSRPHYHQYPFLLEEMAAALQLADVVIARAGANTLAELAALRKVSLIVPHPSLSGNHQHQNALALAEHGAIVLLPQSELDPQHLADTLERLTSDSGYRTQLQERISAFARADAAERIATMVLEPYSAEGEE encoded by the coding sequence ATGCGGATCGTAGTCGCAGGCGGGGGCAGCGGCGGGCACATAACACCCATTCTAGCCGTCGTCCGAGCCCTCAAATCTCAAGCTAAAACGGTAGATATTCACTATATCGGCCTCGGTGAACGGCGGGAGCGAGAGCTGATGGCCTCAAGCGGCGTTCATCTTCACCAGATCAAGGCCGGTAAGGTTCGCCGTTATCATAACCGCACTCGGCGGCAGCGTTGGCTTGATCTCAAGACACTTTGGTTCAACGTGCGTGATTTGGTACGGGTCGGTATCGGTCTGCTACAGAGTCTGGCTTTGCTGATTCGCCTTCGGCCCGAGCGCATCTTCATCAAGGGTGGTTATGTCGGTGTGCCGGTCGGTTTAGCGGCCTGGTGCTTACGTATTCCCTTTGTAATCCACGAGTCAGACTCGGTTCCGGGTCTGGCCAACCGATTGCTATCTCGGCTGACGCCCTATCGAATCAGTGGTTTTCCGCTGCCCGGCTACGTGAACTTAGGTAATCCCATTCGCATCGAGCTGCTAGAAGCGGCCTCACCCTCACGGGCTAGTTTCGGTATCGCTAGCGATAAACCGGTCATCTTAGCCGTGGGCGGTAGTCTGGGCTCCGAGAGTTTGAATAGCTGCGTTACTCGATTAGCTGAGATTACTGATCGTTTTGAGATCATTCATATCACCGGGGATAATAAAACGGCTGCACTCAGTAGACCGCACTACCACCAGTATCCGTTTCTACTGGAAGAGATGGCAGCAGCTCTGCAGCTGGCTGACGTCGTAATCGCTCGGGCTGGGGCTAACACGCTAGCGGAACTGGCCGCTCTGCGTAAGGTTAGCTTGATCGTACCGCATCCTAGTTTGAGCGGTAACCATCAACACCAGAATGCCTTAGCACTTGCTGAACATGGGGCTATTGTACTACTACCCCAGAGTGAGTTAGACCCGCAGCATCTAGCTGATACTTTGGAGCGTCTGACTAGTGACAGTGGATACCGGACTCAACTACAGGAGCGTATCTCAGCTTTTGCCCGCGCTGATGCGGCTGAGCGGATTGCTACCATGGTATTAGAGCCCTACTCGGCAGAAGGTGAAGAGTAA
- a CDS encoding putative peptidoglycan glycosyltransferase FtsW, which translates to MDSRSDVSHAGIGDSRSRRTVVKPAYSARQLIRRGSSSDGVVGAGRRHRADVSLILITLLLTLLGLVVIYAVSPILSHKLVDDVNRNYFMYGQLRNIGVALVAFFIFSRIHWSRWRTQLLPLLLIGTGVALLLMFIPGVAITEKGATRWVGLGPLSFQPAELIKLTVAVLVASWFTRVKDSELANYKLTLWPVVILLGIVSIFVLIHQKDMGTMLVISSIVVAVFFMSGVRWQQLAILLGAGSAFGLLNIVLFPHRMERVRTFFSPSENLAETGYHLHQALIAIGSGGLFGLGLGRSIQVYGYLPEAANDSIFAIIGEMFGFIGASTIIILFCLLIYRMLRVAENAPDRFSQLLVVGITVWLGMQATVNMMAMLGIIPLTGIPLPFVSYGGSSLVFMLAALGIVVNVSKYTVRRPHADRSRRRGQRRAHNTHSSRRPSPQISS; encoded by the coding sequence TTGGATTCTAGGAGCGATGTTAGCCATGCTGGGATTGGTGATAGCCGTTCTCGGCGGACAGTTGTGAAACCTGCTTATTCTGCCCGCCAGTTAATTAGACGAGGCAGTAGTTCAGATGGGGTAGTTGGAGCGGGCCGTCGTCATCGGGCTGACGTCAGCCTAATCCTTATAACTTTGCTTCTGACCCTGCTGGGCCTAGTTGTCATCTATGCTGTTAGCCCGATTCTATCTCATAAGCTGGTCGATGATGTTAATCGCAACTACTTTATGTACGGCCAGCTACGTAATATCGGAGTGGCTCTGGTAGCCTTTTTTATCTTTAGTCGGATTCACTGGTCGCGCTGGCGTACTCAGCTCTTGCCGTTACTCCTAATCGGAACCGGAGTGGCTTTGCTACTGATGTTCATTCCGGGTGTCGCTATCACTGAGAAGGGCGCTACACGCTGGGTAGGTCTTGGTCCGCTTAGTTTTCAACCGGCCGAACTGATCAAGCTGACCGTTGCCGTCCTGGTTGCTAGCTGGTTTACCCGGGTGAAGGATAGTGAGTTGGCTAACTATAAATTGACGCTCTGGCCGGTAGTTATCTTGCTCGGTATCGTTTCGATTTTTGTGCTCATCCACCAGAAAGATATGGGTACGATGTTGGTAATCTCTAGTATCGTGGTGGCGGTATTTTTTATGAGCGGGGTGCGCTGGCAGCAGCTAGCTATCTTGCTCGGGGCAGGTTCGGCCTTTGGGCTACTTAACATTGTTCTTTTTCCCCACCGGATGGAGCGAGTCCGGACCTTCTTCAGTCCTAGCGAGAATCTGGCTGAGACCGGTTATCACTTACATCAGGCCTTAATCGCTATCGGCTCCGGTGGTCTTTTCGGCTTAGGCTTGGGACGGAGTATTCAGGTTTATGGTTACTTACCGGAGGCTGCTAACGATTCGATCTTCGCTATTATCGGTGAGATGTTTGGTTTTATCGGAGCCAGCACTATAATCATCCTCTTCTGTCTGCTGATTTATCGGATGCTGCGCGTGGCTGAGAACGCTCCGGATCGGTTTTCTCAACTGCTGGTAGTGGGTATTACGGTCTGGCTCGGAATGCAGGCAACGGTGAATATGATGGCCATGCTTGGTATTATACCTTTAACCGGTATTCCACTACCGTTCGTCAGTTATGGAGGCAGTAGTCTAGTATTCATGCTGGCGGCTCTCGGTATCGTAGTAAATGTTTCGAAATATACAGTAAGGAGACCCCATGCGGATCGTAGTCGCAGGCGGGGGCAGCGGCGGGCACATAACACCCATTCTAGCCGTCGTCCGAGCCCTCAAATCTCAAGCTAA
- the mraY gene encoding phospho-N-acetylmuramoyl-pentapeptide-transferase, with protein MQNLDFASIEPILLEITLAAFAGFLVSMALTPIYTHLAYKYKAWKRIRDTATTGEKAPVFHKLHAAKHKRHIPTMAGVIMVVAISLITVLFNLSTAQTLLPLAALITAGGVGLIDDFINIRGQNTGMAGLRTPIKFSLILSIATVLSVYAYTKLGYTSLSVPFFDTISLGWLIIPLFIFVIVSTANAVNITDGLDGLAGGLLAIVFMVYTVIAMVQGNFGIAIFCATVVGSLLSYTWFNIHPARFFMGDVGSFALGTTLAVVALLTDTVLLLPIIAGIFVLEIASSSLQIMSKKIFKRKIFLSAPVHHHFEAIGWPETKVTMRFWILGAMLAMLGLVIAVLGGQL; from the coding sequence ATGCAAAACTTAGACTTCGCCTCCATAGAGCCTATATTACTCGAGATTACCTTGGCTGCTTTTGCCGGATTTCTGGTCTCAATGGCTCTAACCCCTATCTATACTCATCTAGCCTATAAGTATAAAGCTTGGAAGCGAATTCGGGACACTGCCACCACTGGAGAGAAGGCACCAGTTTTTCATAAGCTTCACGCCGCTAAGCACAAACGTCATATCCCGACGATGGCCGGTGTGATCATGGTGGTAGCAATCTCCTTGATTACGGTGCTATTTAACCTTAGTACGGCCCAGACATTACTACCCCTGGCGGCTCTAATCACGGCAGGGGGAGTCGGGCTAATCGACGATTTTATCAACATCCGCGGCCAGAACACCGGTATGGCTGGGCTTCGTACACCGATTAAATTCAGTCTCATCCTCTCGATCGCCACTGTCTTAAGTGTTTATGCCTACACTAAGCTGGGTTATACTTCGTTGTCAGTGCCGTTCTTTGATACTATCTCGCTCGGCTGGTTGATTATTCCGCTCTTCATCTTTGTCATTGTATCGACCGCCAATGCGGTCAACATCACCGATGGTCTTGACGGGCTAGCCGGTGGATTATTAGCCATAGTCTTTATGGTTTATACCGTTATCGCTATGGTGCAGGGTAACTTCGGTATCGCTATCTTCTGTGCTACCGTGGTCGGATCGCTCTTGTCCTATACCTGGTTTAACATCCATCCTGCTCGCTTCTTTATGGGTGATGTCGGTTCTTTTGCTCTCGGTACTACACTGGCGGTGGTGGCGCTTTTAACTGACACTGTACTGCTGCTACCTATTATAGCCGGTATCTTCGTGTTAGAGATCGCTTCCAGTAGCCTTCAGATTATGTCGAAGAAAATCTTTAAACGAAAGATCTTCCTCTCCGCTCCGGTACACCACCATTTCGAGGCTATCGGCTGGCCAGAAACTAAAGTTACGATGCGTTTTTGGATTCTAGGAGCGATGTTAGCCATGCTGGGATTGGTGATAGCCGTTCTCGGCGGACAGTTGTGA
- a CDS encoding penicillin-binding protein 2 yields MIDNQSRLQVIGLIFLALAGVVLLRLGYLQLVRHDYFSVLASQSHSRKFEIAPQRGRIYAYDRGEPVPLAMNRNLKTLYADTRYIFDLDDVVSGLEAALGRDYSEQLTAADGYVRLEREITLEAAQAIEELEISGIGLSDNYRRVYPEGSLASQVMGFVNTDGEGQYGIEEYLDSSLSGTPGLFDIETDSNGVPIATSDNIQRAPQHGSDIYLTIDRNVQAKVESVLAEHVKATSARSAHAVIMDPNSGEVVAMANYPSFDPNKYSEVEDYSRFSNVAATGTFEPGSGFKVFTMAAGLNGGAIDEEETFYDAGAVKVDDAVIRNTEGGGDRTKSMTDIIIESINTGVVYILERLGGGEINTQAKTALHSFFTGNLQLTTRTDIEQPGEPELHMNTPESVGAVNYANMTFGQGIATTMVRMTTSMAAVINGGTMYRPHLVDYEIAPDGTVIDTEPEVVGESVVTDSTTASIRRMMDDSVQKGGGWAITRLIPEHKVGGKTGTSEIPSPDGGYLDGEYIGSFIGFAPVDNPRYIMMVRIDDPHNVTYAGSGGAGPVFADIIDWLVKYAGIPSE; encoded by the coding sequence ATGATAGATAATCAGTCACGCCTACAAGTTATTGGTCTTATTTTTTTAGCGCTCGCCGGAGTAGTGCTGCTGCGCTTAGGTTATCTGCAGCTAGTGCGGCACGACTACTTTAGTGTTCTAGCTAGCCAGTCACACAGTCGGAAGTTCGAGATTGCCCCTCAGCGCGGTCGAATTTATGCTTATGACCGCGGTGAGCCGGTACCATTGGCGATGAATCGTAATCTTAAGACGCTTTATGCCGACACCCGTTATATATTTGATCTCGATGATGTAGTGAGCGGGCTGGAAGCAGCTTTAGGCCGTGATTACTCAGAGCAGTTGACGGCAGCTGATGGCTACGTGCGATTGGAGCGGGAAATCACCCTTGAAGCCGCTCAGGCTATCGAGGAGCTAGAAATATCAGGTATCGGCCTAAGTGATAACTACCGTAGGGTTTATCCTGAGGGTAGTCTTGCCTCTCAGGTGATGGGCTTTGTCAATACTGACGGCGAGGGTCAGTATGGTATCGAAGAGTACCTTGACTCCTCACTCAGCGGAACGCCAGGATTGTTTGATATTGAAACCGATTCCAACGGGGTACCAATCGCTACTAGTGATAATATTCAGCGTGCACCGCAGCACGGTAGTGACATTTACTTAACCATCGATCGTAATGTTCAGGCCAAGGTGGAGAGTGTGCTAGCTGAGCACGTTAAGGCGACAAGCGCTCGCTCGGCTCACGCTGTCATCATGGATCCGAATAGCGGTGAGGTAGTGGCTATGGCCAACTATCCGAGTTTCGACCCGAATAAGTACAGCGAAGTTGAAGATTACAGTCGCTTTTCTAACGTGGCTGCTACCGGTACGTTTGAGCCCGGATCCGGCTTCAAGGTTTTTACTATGGCGGCCGGACTCAATGGTGGCGCGATCGACGAGGAAGAGACCTTCTATGATGCCGGGGCGGTTAAGGTTGATGATGCTGTGATTCGCAATACCGAAGGTGGGGGAGATCGAACTAAATCGATGACTGACATCATCATCGAGTCGATCAACACTGGGGTCGTATATATTCTGGAACGGCTAGGCGGTGGCGAGATAAACACCCAGGCTAAGACGGCCCTACACAGTTTTTTCACCGGTAATCTGCAGCTTACGACTCGTACCGACATCGAACAGCCCGGTGAGCCGGAGCTGCACATGAATACTCCAGAGTCGGTGGGAGCGGTTAACTATGCCAACATGACCTTCGGCCAGGGAATTGCCACTACTATGGTTAGAATGACCACTTCGATGGCAGCCGTGATTAACGGTGGTACGATGTATCGGCCTCATCTGGTGGACTATGAGATTGCGCCCGACGGTACAGTGATCGATACTGAGCCGGAGGTGGTAGGGGAGTCAGTAGTGACCGACAGCACCACGGCTAGTATTCGTCGGATGATGGATGATTCGGTGCAGAAAGGTGGTGGTTGGGCGATTACGCGACTAATTCCTGAGCATAAGGTAGGCGGGAAGACAGGTACTTCGGAGATCCCAAGCCCAGATGGTGGTTATCTGGACGGTGAATACATCGGGTCTTTCATCGGGTTCGCGCCGGTAGATAACCCGCGTTACATCATGATGGTACGGATCGATGATCCACATAATGTCACCTACGCTGGTTCCGGTGGGGCTGGACCGGTCTTTGCTGACATTATCGATTGGCTGGTTAAATACGCCGGCATACCCTCGGAATAA